A stretch of DNA from Coccidioides posadasii str. Silveira chromosome 1, complete sequence:
CTCAGTGCGATCGTCTCCATCTTCCTTCACCCATTTTATCGATCGATGAGTTTAATGCCCTGAAGATGCTGCCAACGTTGCATCGTGAGTGGACAGTTAAAACCATTGACATCACTTTTGAAAAGTCAAAAAGCATACAAGGATACATCGACGCTTTGGATGATATTTGCGCCGCTGCTACCGAGGGCATTGCGAACGGAGATCGCATCCTTGTCCTGTCAGATCGTGCCACGTCTGCGGATCGGGTTGCCGTGTCTGCGCTCCTCGCTACTGGTCTCgtccatcatcatcttgttCGCAATAAATGGAGATCTCTAGCTGCCATTGTTGTGGAGACTGCTGAGGCTCGTGAAGTCCACCACATGTGTGTGCTCGTCGGGTATGGCGCCGATGCCATTTGCCCGTACTTGGCCATGGAATgcatcttgaagatgaacCGTGAGAACTTGATCAGAAGGAAGCTTTCCGATGAGCAAGTCATCACAAACTATAAGACCTCGTGTGAGGGAGGGATTCTCAAGGTCATGAGCAAGATGGGTATTTCCACACTGCAGAGCTATAAAGGAGCTCAGATATTTGAAGCGTTGGGCATTGACGATAGCGTTATCGATCGTTGCTTTGCCGGAACGCCCAGCAGAATTCGAGGAATGACGTTCAAACAGATCGCCCAGGATGCATTTGCATTCCATGAACGAGGATATCCCACCCGCCAGATCACCCAGATTCCTGGTCTTCCGGAATCTGGTGAATACCATTGGCGAGATGGCGGCGAAGCCCATATCAACGATCCCGTCAGCATAGCCAATATCCAAGACGCCGTGCGGACCAAAAACGACAAATCATACGAAGCGTACGCACGATCAGAACATGAGCAGATCAGGAATTGCATACTCCGTGGACTGCTCGACTTCGACTTCGAACAACGTACTCCTGTGCCAATTGAACAAGTTGAACCATGGACTGAAATTGTCCGTCGTTTCGTCACTGGCGCCATGTCCTATGGCTCCATCTCTTACGAATCGCACTCGACGCTCGCCGTTGCCATGAATCGCCTTGGTGGTAAATCCAACACTGGCGAGGGTGGAGAAAATGCCGAACGGAGCAAGATCCTCGAAAACGGGGACACCATGAGATCTGCCATCAAGCAGATCGCTTCAGGCCGCTTCGGTGTCACTTCCGCATACCTGGCCGACGCCGACGAGCTGCAGATTAAGATGGCGCAGGGTGCCAAGCCCGGCGAGGGCGGAGAACTTCCCGGCTCCAAAGTCACGGGACCGATCGCACAGACGCGCCGCTCCACCCCTGGAGTCGGACTCATCTCTCCGCCACCACATCACGACATTTATTCCATCGAGGATCTGAAGCAATTAATCTACGACCTGAAATGCTCTAACCCTCGGGCACGTGTTTCCGTTAAACTTGTCTCCGAAGTCGGTGTGGGCATCGTTGCTTCTGGTGTCGCAAAGGCTAAAGCAGACCACATTCTCATCTCCGGCCATGATGGAGGAACGGGTGCGTCCCGATGGACCGGTATCAAATACGCTGGTTTACCGTGGGAGCTGGGTCTTGCCGAGACTCATCAAACTCTTGTCCTGAATGACCTTCGAGGTCGCGTTATCGTGCAAACTGACGGCCAGTTACGCACCGGTAGAGATGTCGCCATCGCATGCTTGCTTGGAGCCGAAGAATGGGGCTTTGCCACGGCTCCATTGATTGCCATGGGTTGCATTATGATGCGCAAATGTCATCTCGGCACCTGTCCAGTTGGTATCGCGACACAGGATCCTGCCTTGAGAGAGAAATTTGAGGGAACACCCGAGCACGTCATCAATTTCTTCTACTATGTAGCCAACGAGCTTCGCGCGATTATGGCTAAACTAGGTATGCGGACTATAAATGAAATGGTTGGCCGTGCGGAGCTCCTTAGGATCCGTGATGATTTGCCCTCCCCAAAGCTGGAAAACATCGATCTCTCGCTCATTCTAACTCCTGCTCATTCTCTCCGACCGGGAGTCGCGACCTATAGTGTTCGGAAACAGGATCATCGTCTCCATGTTCGATTGGACAATAAACTTATAGCCGAGGCCGAACTTGCATTGGAGAAGGGCCTTCCTTGCCGTGTCGAGTGTGATATTGTTAATACCGATCGTGCAATGGGCGCTACTCTCTCCTACCACGTAAGTAAACGATACGGCGATACCGGGCTTCCGCAAGACACTATACACGCAAATATTAAAGGTTCTGCTGGTCAATCTTTCGGTGCTTACTTAGCCCCTGGCATTACCCTGGAGCTTGAAGGTGATGCCAATGACTACGTCGGCAAAGGTTTGTCCGGCGGCCGTCTCATCGTCTACCCGCCTCGTGGGGCCGTGTTTAAAGCTGAGGAAAATATCATCATTGGAAATGTCTGTTTGTATGGTGCCACTGGAGGCAGCTGTTATTTCCGTGGTGTGGCGGCCGAGCGCTTTGCTGTCCGTAACTCAGGAGCTACTGCAGTCGTTGAAGGTGTCGGTGACCACGGCTGCGAGTATATGACGGGCGGTCGGGTTCTTATTTTGGGTTCTACCGGCCGTAACTTTGCAGCTGGTATGTCCGGCGGAATTGCCTATGTGCTAGACATGAATGGCGATTTCCATACTAGGGTCAATACGGAAATGGTTGAGCTTTCCGGAATAGAAGATCCCGCGGAAGTTGCATCTGTTCGCAGCCTTATTGAAGACCATCACCATTATACCGGCTCCGAAATTGCAGCTCGAATCCTTTCTGACTTTGCTCGGGCGTTGCCTCACTTTGTCAAGGTCTTGCCCACTGACTACAAGCGGGTTTTGGAAGGAAAAGCCACGAAGAAGGCTGGTGCAAAGAAAATCGCCTTTACCCGCGCTCAGTCGCCCAATCTTGCTTCAAAGGAGCACCGTGAGGAAGCGAAGAAAAGTGATATTCTCGATATTGAGGATAGCATTACTGATTCCAAAACCGAGAAAAAGCGCACAACTTTGATTCTTGATAAGACCAAGGGTTTCATGAAATATCACCGTCACAATGAGAAATACCGAAGCTCCAAAACTCGAACGCGAGATTGGGCTGAATTGTCCCAACGCCTAAACGAGGACGAACTCAAATACCAGTCTGCTCGCTGCATGGACTGCGGTGTCCCATTCTGCCAATCCGACACAGGTTGTCCGATCTCCAACATTATCCCAAAGTGGAACGAGCTAGTTTTCCAGGACCAATGGCAGGATGCACTTAATCGTTTGCTTATGACAAACAATTTCCCCGAGTTTACGGGTCGTGTGTGCCCTGCTCCGTGTGAAGGCGCATGTGTTCTTGGTATCAATGAAGATCCCGTTGGCATCAAATCGATTGAATGCGCTATTATTGACCGTGGATTTGAGATGGGTTGGATGGTCCCCAAGCCACCTCCGGTTCGCACAGGCAAGACCGTTGCTGTTATTGGTTCTGGTCCGGCTGGCCTTGCTGCGGCAGATCAACTTAACCGTGCCGGCCACAGTGTTGTTGTCTACGAGCGCGCCGATCGTATCGGCGGTCTTTTGATGTACGGTATTCCGAACATGAAGCTTGATAAGAAGATCGTTCAAAGACGTGTTGATTTCATGGCCGCCGAGGGTATCAAATTTGTTGCAAGCACGCCCGTTGGGCCAGACTGTGATGTGACTTTACAATCTCTGCGGAAAGGAAATGATGCTGTCATCATCGCTACCGGTGCAACAGTTGCTAGGGATCTCAAAATTCCCAACCGTGAGCTGCAGGGTATCCACTTCGCTATGGAATTCCTCCATAAGAATACCAAGTCTCTTCTTGACTCCGAGCTCACCGATGGCGCATACATATCCGCGAAAGGTAAAAATGTTATCGTTATTGGAGGCGGAGACACGGGTAATGATTGCGTTGGAACTTCAGTTCGTCATGGCGCCAAGTCTGTCACCAATTTTGAACTTCTTCCACAGCCTCCCCCAGAGCGTGCTGGTGATAACCCTTGGCCCCAATGGCCACGTGTATATCGTGTGGACTATGGTCACAGCGAAGTTAAGGCGCATTTCGGTCAAGACCCTCGCGAGTATTGCGTCATGTCCAAAGAATTTGTCGGCGATGAACATGGCAACGTGAAGGGTATCAATATCACTCGCGTTGAATGGACCAGGAGCGCTTCTGGAGGCTGGGACATGAAGACAGTTGAAGGAAGTGAGCAATTTTTCCCTGCAGACCTTGTCCTGCTCTCCATGGGCTTTTTGGGCCCCGAGGAACGTGTTCTAGGCAATGAGGTAGAATTGGATGCCCGTAAGAACATCAAGACACCTGCTGGTCAATACAGCACCAATGTCCCCGGCGTGTTCGCTGCAGGAGATTGCAGACGCGGGCAGTCACTGATCGTCTGGTAAGTCCAAATGAGCTAACATACATTCCGTTTGGCTAGTCTAAGCGTATAAtaatttttaatttttcctTAGGGGTATCAACGAAGGACGTCAAGCTGCCCGTGAAGTCGACTCTTATCTCATGGGCTCATCGTCCCACCTTCCTGTCACTGGAGGCATTGTTCGCCGCTCCGCTATTGACTCTGTGCCAGTGACACCTCAACCTCAAGTTCAACCGGTTTTTGCGTAGAGAAGTGATCATGGCGGAAACGCATTTCTACCCGCGTAGTATCACTCTGTGTTCAGTCACAGTCTAGGCATCCTCGTCTCTTATCCCAATTTTTGATGTATTGGCTGATTTCAAACATCTTCACGTGTTTCCAGCAATTTCTCTCCCTCTATATCCTTTTTGCGTTGGGGTGTTAAGATACCTATTCTTCATCGAAAGCAAGCAACTGAAAATTCTGGGACTATTTATCAAAGAAGTGTATTATCATACTTGTTCTAGGCATTGAAACATATACCCTCTGCTTTCGCGCCTTGTCATTTCATAAATATATACACGCATCCTGGGCCTTCACAAGGTTGCGGACTAAATGTTGTTGTGTCCTTGTGCGATCCCCCGGATGAGTGATAAATGTAGAATTTGATTGAGGCTATGTATGTACAAAAGGTATCCAAAAGCACAGCTGGAACAAAAACAAACTGGAGTAGCTTACCCTCCCAGTGTTTTTATAATGTGCTGCTTGCAAGATTAAGCTCACTCCCCTGGGTCAGTCGCCATAGAGTCGTGTGTGGCTAACTTTGTCAAAAGTCAAAGTTACGGTATTTTCCCAAACTCCTAATCTGCATGGATCCTTGGATTCTTGGAACGTTGATTCATTTGTGGCTTGTATCTATCCATGTGCAAAACGAATCTTCTTATAGATCCAACTGAGCCATCGGCGTCAGCAATCGGTCCCGGTCTTGATGCTCCTCAACACACCCCTCGCCTATGCCCTTCCGTTTCCATCCAATACCTCTAAGCTGAGTCATTCtctcctttctcttctcaAGACTGGAAGTTATTTTCAATTCTTCGAATCACTTAACTTTGAAAACTGGGCTGTTTCCATCGTCACCTTGAAATGGTGATAGATTGCCAAACTCAATAGTTTTCATTGCACCTTGAATGATTTCCATTCCGAGGTCAATTGTTATTCTGGTCTCGTCGCTTTTGTATCTTGTTGCGCCCTCGGCATTCATGCGACTATAGATAGAAAGCCACATCGTTACAGATCCCTATGAGATCCTTTGGAAATTACCGACTACTTTTCGAGGCTTGGTCAAAGGACATTCGATATACCTCTCGAAAACCAGTTTTGGAATCATTGACATGCAGGTGATTGATTGACTTCCGCGGTGTGTTGGATAGCCTTGACATCGAAAATGATATCTCCCCCCATGTGGGACTACATTTGCGTCCCAGTCCTGTTGTCCACCCTCCAGGAGGACACGTTTGTCTTCGCATACATCCAAGTGGAGTCCAATGGTGCCCTGTCTGTGTTTCCTGCAGCTCCTCTCGTAATGTCGCCCATTCCTCGCACAGCGCTGCCTGCTCtattttgagcttctcaagctcttgaAACGTCTTCCCAAACGTCTCTATCACGGCAACCCCCTCCTCGTTTCCAATGCATCTTCTTTCGATGCAATTCTCAATCTTTGTCAGATTTAACTGCATCTAGCAGGCACTTGGCCGGGCTACCGCCCGTATACAATAGCCTCCTTATAGCAAAATACCCTAAATTGTTGAAGTTGGAAACAAAGAGGTTCTAGTTTTGGAAGCCAGCCATGTCGCTCTCAGGAATGAGCTAGTCACGGGTTTCGGCCAAGGACATCATGTCTCTGTCACGCAGTATCAAAGGTATAGACTAGAAGATTGCTTTCAGACAGTCAAAGAGTATGTGCTTATCAGACATTTTGATCTTCAGGTCTCTTGAATAGCTTGAAAGCCCTTTGTACTCCGGTGATAAAGTCATATGTATTGATAATAAGGCTGAATATGATGAAAGACGAGAGCTTCTAGATGTTTTAAATCTCTAGAGACTATAAATACTCGGTCAGTCTGGTTCTTTGGTGAGAAAACAAGTGTCTAAAAAGACATATATACCACCTCCAAAATGGAATATcacaaggaaaaaaaggaaacaaagaAACTCTCAGTCATTGCATACGGCATTCACAGGGTCCCAGACGCCCTCATTTGCGTCCTCTGTTCCTTCTCCCTCTGTTCCGCAAGCttcatctctctctccaCTGCTGCAAAATCTCCTTGAAATGCGCCTTTTACCGGTTCGGTTCTTATATCCCATACATCCTCACTAGTCGGACCCGTCTTCCATTTGGCGGCCTTTTTGCGCTGATGATCCATGATCATCTTGGCCCTATCTTCCTCTGAATATGACTTCGTGCGCATGCAAAACCAAAAATCGGACCAGTGTTGGCTGCAGTCCCGTAGTTCGCCGTACCGGTAGTAATTCACCCATTGGCCGCCAAAGGATTGACAGAAGAATGCGTAGTCGAAGGCAGTGCGGCAGGACATCGTGGTCGGGTAGAGGGAGTCGGGGTCAATGGAAGACGGCAGGGAGGTAAGCTGTGAGGAAGGGTTTGTAGGATGTGAGGAAGAATTTATAGGGTGTGAGGATTCAGTTGTGTCTTTCATTCCGGAAAGAAAGGCTTGCAGTTCAGCGTCCGCCTGTTCATCGCGGCTCACTGGTGTGTGCTTCAGCGTCGAAAGTGTCGATGGGTGCTCCGTCGCCTGACGCTGCGATGGCGCGTGTCCATTGTCGGAAGCGGGAAGCGTTGGTGCTTCTTCAGGTTGATTAGACGAGCTCCACCACCAtcccattttcttttttccgtTTGTAGGTTCTGACAAGAGTTCGCTTTGCAAGTGCCCCGGAAGCTGCGAATGCGAAATTGTCGTCGTTTGAAATTTTGGCGTACCAGGGCTGTATCACTGGTACTAGCGTATTTTAAGGTTGAAGATCTCTACGTCATTGCCCCTGCCAGCTCTCCGCACTCCGCCAGCGAGGTGGATTGCTGACGGTTTGCATTTATTCCCAGGCCCGGCCATATCGCGGCTTCATTACCATAAAGAAATGAAGATCATGACACCACAATGATACAATTTTCAGGAAGGACATGTCTAGCGCAGGGTTGGAAATGTGCGGCCGGTGTTGGCCTGCGCTGTCATGGCGCCCACTCTTCACCTCCGCTCCATGTCCCGCCATTCAGGAGATACACCGCAACCTACTCTCGAGCTGATGAAACTGGGCATATCGACACCGCACCAAACGAGTCGGTATTCTATTTCGATAGTATGTCCCGTCTGTCATTTGTTTGGCAATGTTATGGATGCTGATAGCAAGCTAGGTGTCTTACCGGTCAAGGCCCTTTTCTCGCGCCGTTTTGCACCCTTAGATCTGGCTCCGTCGATGACAGGACGAATTGGGAATCTAATAATAAAACTGACTGGCGCGACTCCGCTGAATGTCATTGGGCGAGCGTTCCCTCTAGAATTACAGGAGAACATTCAGCAGGTCATCCCGCGCTATTCAGAGGGTGGTGCGTTCGTTAAGCTTTCGCATCCGCCCAATATGGACAGGGAAGGGTTGTCAAGCTTGTTGAACGCACATCTTGAACAGAATCCGCTAAAGCTGTGGTTCTCTCCTTTTACATCGGTTAGGGCTTCTCTGGTTCGTGGTCGACCTTGGCTGGAAGACCTTCAGAGGTCTCCCAGTTCAAGAATTAAAGTGGAATTTCTCCCAACGTCTCCGGGTGCTTCATCGGTAGAATTGACACCTGAATTGCTTTATTCACTAAGTCGCCGCTATGGAAAATTGGCAGATATCATCCCCCAGACGTCCGACTCGAAAATCCAGCCAAGATATGCCCTTCTCGATTTTACGAGGCCTAGTTATGCTGTCATGGCGAAGAATTGTCTCCATGGATATAAAGTCTCGGCGTCTGAAGGCGGAGGAAGTGCTGGCACGCTATTAAAACTTTCATACGAGCGGAAACTAAAACCGCACGTCATCAGAGGTTGGATTGTCAGCCACCCGAGAATCGTGATTCCGATAATAGCTGCGGTTATTGCGGCGATCACCGTTATCGTCTTCGATCCCATTCGTACCTTTTTCATTAAGATACAGATCGCGCCACCAATTGATGTTCAAGACAATAGGTTATGGCAGTGGATCCAACGACAAGCGAGCAAAGCAAACGACATTCTGTCATTGCGTCAACGCCAACGCTCGGATTCTAGAGGCCTAAAGGCGATATGGGAAGACCGTAAAGAAGACATCCAGCGGCTCCAGACTTGGCTGCTGGAAGCCACGAATACCTTTACCGTTGTTCATGGACCTAGGGGATCAGGAAAAAAGGAGCTTGTGCTTGACGAAGTATTAAAGGACTATCGACACAAACTTGTAATTGACTGCAAGCCTATTCAAGAGGCAAGAGGCGATAGCGCTACAATCAACGCTGCTGCGGCAGAAGTCGGCTATCGGCCTGTATTCTCGTGGATGAACAGCATCAGCAGCCTCATTGATGTTGCGACGCAGACGCTGGGCGCAAACGCAGGTCTCTCAGAGACATTGGACTCCCAATTGGGACACATTCTCCAAAATACTGCAAATGCATTGAAAAAAGTAGCTCTCGAGAAAAAGAGGCGGGATGGTAAAGACTCTCACATGACGGACGAGGAGTTCCTAGAAGCTCATCCCGAGTGTAGGCCTGTCGTCGTCATCGATAACTTTTTATACAAGGCCAACAACCCAATGATATATGAGAAACTCTCTGACTGGGCAGCTGCGCTAACAGTCTCCAACATCGCTCGAGTCATCTTCCTAACTGGGGATATCTCCTACTCGAAAACACTCAGTCGGGCTCTGCCTAATCAAATATTCCACGAAATCCAACTCGGAGACTGCACTCCAGATGTTGCGAAGCAGTTTGTCCTTGATCACCTTCACACAGATCAGAGTAACAGCAGTAGTTACACCCAGGCAGGACCGGATACTATAGAAGGTGGCGATGTCAAGGATCTTGAGGATTGTATTGAAGTCCTTGGGGGTCGATTATCAGATCTAGAATTTTTTGCAAGAATGATTAGCAGAGGGCAGAGTCCTAGCGGTGAGTAATAACAGAAAAAGCCATTTTCGTGTAAGAAGGATGTTAATATACAACACAGATGCTGTCCATGACATTATTGTGCAATCCGCTGCAGAAATACTCAAGATGTATATTGCCGACGTTGACAACACCGTTCGAAATTGGACGCCAGAACAAGCATGGTACCTGGTCAGCAGCCTTGCAGAAGCCCAAGGGGGAAGCATCCTGTACAGCGAAGCCTTATTCTCCGATTTGTTTAAGAAGGATGGTGAAAGTACGATTCGCGCCCTTGAACAAGCGGAGTTGATCTCTGTAACCACGCTCAATGGCCGCCCGTCGACAATCAAGCCGGGCAGGCCTGTATTTGCAGCTGCCTTTAGGCGCCTGCTTGAGGATGATGTCCTTCGGTGTCGACTTGGACTGCGGACGCTTGGACAGCAGATAGCGATGGAAAACGCAAACATCAACAAGTACGAAGGAGAGTTACAGGTATTGGGGTCTCTCGAAAAAGAACCAAAGGAAATTCGGCCCCGAGTTCGATGGCTCCTCGAAAAGCTCGCAGGCAGCCAAGCAAAGATTGAAAAGTACGAGAAGGAAAGTGCAGGACTAAGGAGGATCCTTCAGTCGAAGATGTGATGGGCCCAATTACCTGTGAATATCCATTCACAGCGCTCTGTAATTTAGATCTACTCCAAAATTTcagaagagggaaaaaagaaaaaagaaaagaaaaagaaaaaagatatctgtaaaagGTGAACGAAAAATGAATGTCAGTATTCGCTGCCAGACGTAGTTAAAGTCAGCCAATCAATGCCTGAGGGCGAAGGCACATCTTGATTAGGTAAGTCAGCTACCTCCTAACTAAACTCTAAACGGGTCTAGCTTGAAACTTCAGCTTTCGGCTTCACCCAACCCAGCTTTGTAGTTACTTCATATCAAATCTGCATTTCGGGATACATATTTCAATAGgcattctttttttttctagaGCATTCATTTTCAGGGTATATTGCCTCATTTTTGCTTTTGGTTGCATCTTTTAAGTTTTGAAGCGGTTGTTTCATCCTGCTCTTTTCCTGGCTCACATATAGCTTCCCCAAGAACTTAGAGAAAGGAGGTGACATAACGAAGTGTATGGCTTCAACACCCACTCGACTCAAGtgactggaagaaaattTTTGATTACCCCAGAACcatggaagaagaaacagtGTCTGTTCCGCTTCTTATCTTCCAGTCTCTTTCGGAGGTTGTATCGGGAATATCACCGCTACTAGTTCTTGCGCTTGTCATTTCAATTTGCATTTTGACCCGAATCACTACTGGAATTACTAGTCGTCTAAGCAGAACATACCCAGATGGAACAATATCAGTAAGGCAGGTCCCATACTGGCTCCCGTATGTTGGACATGCGTTCTCCTTGGGTTTCAGACGGCGGAAGCTTTTTGAGAATGCACGGTAAGTATTTAGTCAGGATTTTCTATTCCCCTCCCTTTTTATCCTATTTTTATCTGATATCTGTCAGAAAATCCACCAAGGAGGCTGTTGTTAGCCTCAACGTTCGAGGCAAATCTCATAACGCTATATTCAGTCCAGCCATCGCAGCGGCGTTGTTGAAGCAGTCATCATCACTTTCCACTGAGCCTGCAACCGATTACATTTTAAAAAATGCCTTTGGTGCGGGGAGAAGTGTTGGGACACTTAACCGTAGTGACTTTTACGGGGGCTCCGGGCCAATTCAGTTTCTCAGCAAAGAACCCTGGCTAACTGATATTACTTCTGCTATTGCACGTCAAGTTCAGCAAGCTATGCCGAACCTGCTATCATTCTCCCCCAGTGTTGTCGATCAGTCAACGTGGGAGAGGCTAAGCGACGTATCTATTAGCCATGAAAATGGAGAGCCAATTTGCGAAGTCTACCTATTTGCCCTTGTGCGAAATTTCATCGGTACGATATCCACTACCGCCCTTATGGGAAGCGCTTTTACAGAGGCTTTCCCATATGCTCTTAACGAGTTATGGAATTTTGATGGGAATTTCAACGCAATTCTGTCGAGTATTCCTCGCTGGATTCCGTTTCCGGGACTTGTGTCTTCATATTCAAGTCGCCGGCGTCTATTACTTGCCATGAAGGTTTTCCATGACGCGTTTGCAGCCACTGAAATCGGAGTGGATCCTGGATTTGATTGGCGGGATATGGACGACGTCTCAGAGGCTGTCAAGGCCCGTTCACGAGCTTTGATCGAGGCAGGGTGTTCAGCGGAAGCGGCGGCGTCTGAACACCTGGCCTTCTTCTGGGCTATGAATACGATAACGAATACGTTAGTATTTTGGAACTTAGTTCACATTCTCTCCGACGAAGAGCTGCATGAAAAGATACTAGAAGAAATCGCACCTTATTCGAATGCGGCACGCCCCGACTGGCGGGAATCGGGCTTTAATATCCCTGAACCACCTCGCTTGCGTTTGGATGCCAACGCGCTT
This window harbors:
- a CDS encoding uncharacterized protein (EggNog:ENOG410PN22~COG:Q~TransMembrane:1 (o20-41i)~BUSCO:4360at33183), translated to MEEETVSVPLLIFQSLSEVVSGISPLLVLALVISICILTRITTGITSRLSRTYPDGTISVRQVPYWLPYVGHAFSLGFRRRKLFENARKSTKEAVVSLNVRGKSHNAIFSPAIAAALLKQSSSLSTEPATDYILKNAFGAGRSVGTLNRSDFYGGSGPIQFLSKEPWLTDITSAIARQVQQAMPNLLSFSPSVVDQSTWERLSDVSISHENGEPICEVYLFALVRNFIGTISTTALMGSAFTEAFPYALNELWNFDGNFNAILSSIPRWIPFPGLVSSYSSRRRLLLAMKVFHDAFAATEIGVDPGFDWRDMDDVSEAVKARSRALIEAGCSAEAAASEHLAFFWAMNTITNTLVFWNLVHILSDEELHEKILEEIAPYSNAARPDWRESGFNIPEPPRLRLDANALVSSCPILKATYYESLRLYSLPLSYGQVTKDVSLAEPTVADSPSSTYKCEAGTYVAIPHFIHNMNTDSFHEPTKFDPQRFFPHDLEKDSDTPDNYESSENEKLISNDSISQKANDIWPSEASPVLGFSREFAEGQALVFTAAFLTMWNIQRASGRRWTVPRQKAGSAVCVPRNDVMVRMKLRV